From Salvelinus alpinus chromosome 20, SLU_Salpinus.1, whole genome shotgun sequence:
AGCTGCTCCAGTATTGCCTGCAGCTTCTCCTCATCGGCCGGAGAGGACCTGGATAAAGCCAGCGGAAGGTGTGTGGGCACCGCCATTCGGTCTGGGGCATTATGGGAAAGGAAATAGAGGAGTAGATGTAAGAGATAGCAGGACGGTATCTGAACAGCTATCTATCAAGGAGCCATTTCTAAGCAAAAATAccccctccccttcctgttccaccctCAACCCTCTCCATCCCTGTGTCTCACCCTGGAAGAAGAGTCCACTTGGCTGGTTGGAGGCCACTGCTGAGATGGCCAGCCACACCACCGTGTCGGCCCCCATGGACTCCGTACGCAGCTTGTTCTTCATCTTAGCATGGAAGTCAGGCATGGACAACtggacagctacagggaacacagagacacagatacatTAGCAAGTCAACACAGATGCAGGGAGTTTTTTTCAACACAGAACAATCATTTAGAAATGCATGGAGGCTTGTACTGATGAATATTTGTCTAGATTTCTTACTTAAGATAAGTGTTAGTACCTGGAGTATCAGCCCAGCCAGGGTGCATTGATGAGAAGTGGATCTCTTTATGCTGGGACGCCCATCTCTCGGTCAGTATCACCTGTTGTCTCTGTCACCACAACACACAGCACATCACTTTCACAGAGAATATAACAGAACTGTAACATCATTTTTTACAGTTTTATTTTGCAGTCATAGGCTAGATAATGCATTTGCTCAGGGGTAAGTAGAGATGCACCATGTCCTAACTTTATTCTGAGCGTAGGCCATAGTGCCGTCGAACGTCCCCTTCTCAGACTGCAGGTCGTCTACATTCATCTTCTGGACCAGCATGCCCCCTGAAGACACTGTGatctggaggagaggggtgattATCATCATGACGATATGGGCTGTTAGACTGCTAGACAGATGGAACATGtccttttgttgtttttgtaataTGTAATAGATTCCTTTGATGCATTTGTTCAGACACACTAGGCCCTCTGCTGGTCAATTAGACATtaatacaaacacaaacagaacTAATGGAGGACATTACTCACCACTCGTGGGTCCTGTGCCTGTTTCAGGGCTGGTATCAATGCTGTGGTTAGGATGAAGGTACCTAACCAAGTGAACAGTAATGATGAGGAAGAACATTGTGAGAAAACATATCAACCTATATAAGTAAGTGGTGTGCATTGTTTCCAATGAGACGTGACTACTGCCCTTGGGTTGATCTTACTTACCGAGAGTGTTAGTAGCAAAGTTCTTCTCTACACCTTCCTCTGTCAGCTCTTTCTGGTTTACCATACACCCTGCATTGTTGATCTGGGGGATAAAGAATCATAATTAATACACTTGTATTGAATTAATTCAATGAATCTAATCACTCATGTTGAATCATACCCAATCGCTCATATTGAATCATTCATATATCATCCTATTCAAACTAGCAGCCCATCAACCCTTTAATCTATTCAATGGACTAACCCATGTGTGGGGCTTGGAGATGATTCACCCACCTAACAGATACCTTACCAGTACATGAATGCTGTTGCTTTTTGAGAAGCTCTCTGCAAACTCCCACACTTGTCTTGCACTAGACATGTCAACGATGTGAACATGGACATTCTGCAGAGACAAAGAAAATGTCAAAGAAAAATAAACAGAACCACATTAAGTCTGATTCTGAACTATTACGCTGGCAGTTGGAAAGATTGATTACAGTATTCAAATTTGCTCACAAAGAAGCCAAACATGGAATTTTGGGAGTGTGAGCCGGGGACTTGAGTATAGACACAGCAGTGTTACTTTTCTACCAAACCAGAGGCGTAACAACCCCCAGACATGACTGTGCAGGAATTATCAAACCATCCTCTGTTTCTGTTTGACTAAGTGCTTGGCCACATTAATCAGTCTAAGCAAGGCAGGAATCAGATCATCTCATCTGTAAATCACCTCAACTTCCACCCAACTGAGCATAAAAGATCCTTATCATTGTTAGATTAGCCTAGCTAATCTGTGCAGCACCTAACTCATGATGACTCCATGAATATGCCACATTGTGACCCCATGAACAAAGCTGTTCACAATTTACTCAATGGCTTGCTCTTCATCCCTCACCAGACAGTTGCTGGGCATGAATAAACGTGTGTGGGGTTTCTTTCTGTACTGATTCTTTCTTTGTGTCATTCAGTCCTCGTTACCTGGTTTTTACTATGTTCCACTATCTCCTCTTTCGCCTCCTGTGCCCGTTCCTTGTTACGACACACCAGGTGGACAATCCCTCCTGCAATAAAACCACAACCCTATATCAAACACTGGGTAAACTATAGTGACCTCAAAGAACCCCTTCTCACAACTAATGATCAGCCACCTGAGGAGTTGAACACCATATTGTCCTCATGATTGGTCTGTGAGTCTCTATATAAACCTCTGAGACCTCACCTTGAGGTTAGTTGCCATCTGGCACACCTACTAGCACTCACTCATAAATCTACTGTTAATCATCAACTAGCCTTTCACTCACTGTAATGGAATCTAAAAATGTGTACAAACAATGGGCAACAGTTATATTACAGATTAGTGAAAACCATATTCATTGTTGTTTTAAACACTCATAGGGCATTGCCTTTGCCTTACCTCTTTTGGCTATTTCATGGGCTGTAGCTTTTCCAATGCCGCTGTTGGCCCCAGTGATTACAAAAGACCTGCCACTCAGGTTCACGTCCAGGTCCCCAGTATTAAACTGCTTAGCTGCTGCTTCATATCCGCTTCTGTTGAACAAAATAAAAATCTCAACATAAGATTAATGGTGATTAAGGAACTGAGATAAAATAAAGCAAACACATGTTTAAAAAGGCAAAGTAAAGGCAGTTATATTGAGGTTGTCAGCATAGTAATTGTATGACTACTAACTAACAAATACATGGATTCTTTCGTAACATCAATATGTACTTTGAAGGCATGTGTGCCTGTTAGCCACTCAAACCTCTAAAATTCCAACCTTCTATTTTTGTGCAACACTAGCAAGCAAAAACCGATACTCACTTTGTGTATTCTTGAAGTCCTTTAACGAACCAAACGGCACTTCTGTAAAACGACAtctttagatagctagctagttagctggataATTATTTTAAGTAGAGTTATATAGCTACTGTAACGTTGCATAACAACACTAGACAAAACACGCCTCTTTTTACGTTTCATAAGAATGACTCGTTACGTCGTCCAATGCGGGTGGGGAAAACACAGTCACATGGGGTAACGCAAACCTCTGTCTTTAGTTAAATACAGCTAAAATAACAAATGTGTAAATATTGGTACGTGTTTAATGAACAGTAAACTGTGTAGCGAACCTAGAACCCGAACAAATCTAATTATTACCTAAGATCTAAAATGGCTGCtgctatatttatgtttataacTAATATTGCTCTCTTAAAAGttcagttgtcaggatggccgagtggtctaaggcgccagactcaaggttcAACCTTCCATAGTAATGGGGTTTCTGGTCTCCGaatggaggcgtgggttcaaatcccacttctgacaatacttttttttCGGGGACAAAAAAAGTTAAAAACAGCAACCAACGACAATTTATCAACCCTTAAGAGCTAAGGCGATGAAGTGACATATCTTGAATAATATTGATTTTAAACTAAGCTCAACCACTGACAATGCATACATCAtaccaaataaaatgttattctaCAACTTAAGTTATTATAATATATTATTTCTTAATTTCCAGTGTATATGTTATATGTATGTTTGCAATATCACTAGTAGTACGTTATCTAGCTAACGGTAGCTATTTCCAAACaaaatgctaactagctagctagatttgCTAACAAAAAGGAAATGGTTAGCTAGCGATATCGTAATGTTCACGTATTTTGGCTGTGAAAATATACTGTAGCTATCATGAAAATTATTAACTTTAAGAAATTATCTCGATAATCACTGATCGTTGAATGAATAGATGCTCTGTTTTCTCTCACTTCTCagagttgtcaggatggccgagcggtctaaggcgccagactcaaggtgaaaATCCTTCCTGGAAAGGAGCATTCTGGTCTCTGCAtggaggcgtgggttcgaatcccacttctgacaataCTTTTGGACCTTTCATCCTTCAATATACAGTAGGTGACATGTCTTATTGTGATAGTTACAAGACAATGTCAATTGTAAAGTGGATGATATTTCAAAGCTTGATATCAGGGCATGTCAACTGGGGTTATTCAGCAGACTGCTTTAAGCTATTTCACCCAATACAAATGTTACAGTCCTGGGATACGGCATAATGAGTGAATAGAGGTAGAAATTATATCACTCTGACATCAGTGCATGGCATTGTTTTATGGCCATTAGAATGTGAGGTGATTCACTCAAATGTCCAACAGATGTCGCTATGTTCCACATTTTTTGTTGTAATACTGAGCAGAAGGTACAGTACTGTAATTCCGAAAATGATAGATAAACACAATACCACTCAGATTCATAAAACCCATTCTAATATTCGGTCTAAGCAGCATCTTCTCTTCTTGGTAAAATGGGGAGGGTCCGTACCTGACTCAGTACCTGCTCCTTTCATGTGACATGCTTAGTCAATTCAAATATACATTATACTGTTACATTTTAATGCACAGCATTTTATTATTTGGAATACTCTGTATTCAGATTCAAAAGACAAACACATGTAACAATGTGAGGATATTTTCCCACACTTCCAACATGTACTCTAGAGGCAGGTCGTGTTCATCTGCTTTTTTCGACATAGGATCCGTGCACATTTAGGGCACTCCTCATCTCTGAAGCAGTCTTTGTGGAAACAGGCCTTGCACACTAAAACGAGAGAGATGCATCGTTATCAGATTtatatggataaaaaaaaaaaaagtcaaggtGAAAAGCGGGTTGTCTCTGTCATATCAGAAAAACACTTGCCTTGACAGCGTGTGCAGGTCTCACTCTGGAAGGGAAATAACACATCCTTCTGCTTGCAGAACTCACAGATGAAGCCTCTAGCCAGGCAGACCTGGGGTAAAACGCAACAGATCTTAGTCTCAACAATTGAACACTGCATAACTACTGAGGTTATAGGTGAAGTCAAGATATTAGAATATAACTTTATTTGTCCATCTGTGATTTTGCAACTGGTGGATATACCTGACAGTTCTCCACATGGGTGATGGCCACCCGGAGCACAGCCCTGGCCAGCGGCACCAGCTGACCCCGTTTAACCCTCAGGAGGTCATCCATGGAGAACAGGTGTGGCTCTTGTGTCAGGTGATCAGGAAGCTGCTCAAACTCCTTCAGGACCCTGAGCATAATAACAACagcacaagggggggggggggttagatttATTCATAATAAATCTAAATCAATACCCAGGCTAGATCATAACCTTTTATCTGTCCAGATAAAAACGTTCTTAACTTCATCTGTACAGCGAGTTATGGCTCAATTGATTAATACTTGGAAGGTTGCTGTCTGCAACCAACAGCCAACAGATTGATGCAGTTTATCTCTAAATAAGGCGAAAAGTGACATGTGTGGTGGAGAGGTTGGCATGAGAAagtagagtgtgagagagagtggtgaaGGGAGAATCATTAGGTGGATGTCTTTACCCCTCAGATAATCTGCATGCTTTCAGCAGTCTCTTAATGCCTAGTAGTTGCTCCTGCAGGTCCTAGGGAGGGGAAAAGAGTGTTAATGTAATCAATATGTGTGTGAGGATTTGCCTTGGCAACATTCCCTGCATGTCACCACTGAACATTAGAGAACTAATCAAAGACACAGACTAATCCACATTCTCCCAGTGACTCCGAGATCCCTATTCTGAGTTTCCTCTTCGTACAGACATGAGCACCCCAGACACTGCTGAAGAAGAGGATTCACCACTGCTGTAAAACTGATCCCAGACCATATCTCTCATTGTCTATAAACCTGCAGCTATTAGCTTGAACCTAAACCACTGACCTGCCCAGTTTATATTCTCAGTCGACAGTCACACCGCACTCAAGCACAATAATAAGAACTGACCCCAGACTAGTTGAAACCATGTATACAGCACCTTAGCTCCTATAGGAGTCTACTTACCCTGAACCTGTCCAGTTCTCTCACCCTGCTGTAAAGGGTCTTGCCAACACAGGGCAGGTCGAAGAGAGGCTGGTGCCACACAGAGTCCAGCAGCTGCTTGGAAAAATCACTGACTGGGTACCTTCCAAAGTCCCACTGGGTCAGCACCCGGCCTGGGATCACAGACTCAGCACCGCCATGGCAACAGTCACAGAAGTACTTGCTCAGGTATTCACAGTAGCGCAGCTTCTTGATGTATCCTGAGGTATGAGAGCAATGCTATCTAGATGGACTGATATTCATATAATGTAGAATGTAGAAAGCAACAGGATAGATCATACTAAGGCTTTGATAACTGCAACACTGTATGATTTTTGTTTAGTTCAGAAATTAATTCACGAGGTGGAGTAAAAAGGCTACAGTTAAACTTGGATCTtcaaccataacaacaacataatCTCCTAGCAGACCAGCAGGCCTCTGTCAGTGAAagccctgcagtgtgtgtgtgtgtgtgtgtgtgtgtgtgtgtgtgtgtgtgtgtgtgtgtgtgtgtgtgtgtgtgtgtgtgtgtgtgtgtgtgtgtgtgtgtgtgtgtgtgtgtgtgtgtgtgtgtgtgtgtgtgtgagagagagaaagagtgagactgtatgaagtgtgtgtgttcctctcacAGGTAATATACAGCAGGTGAGCTCCGTAAATCATCCAGTCACACACGTCAGAGAATTCCTCCACAACCACCCAGAAACATGAAAACTCAGAGCGCCACACAGCAAAGGAAATATGTACAGAGCTCTGCCTCAGTTTTGACATTAAAGGGCTTGCTGTGGCTCCAGGTGGATCACCCAGAGTGTCCAGCTCCCTGGACTAGAGTAGTACTTACTGGGTTCTATTTCAGTTCCACAGCCTGCACAGAGGAAGTGCTGGGAGGCAACAACCTCACTGCGCCTGGGCAGGAGACAGAATTATTGCTTTTTATTGCAGATTGATTCACATACAAATGAAGAGAACAAATGTATTGtacagagagtgaaagggagtaATACCATGACACAATGAGAATAATGTTAAACTTTTGCACACGCCCATCCCCTGTAGGAATAGTCATCATCAGTGAAGTCAGTGTGACACTATACTGACCTCTGGGTGGGGTGGACGCTGAAGATGATCTGGAACCGGGGCGGGGCCCAGTTCAGAGTTCCCCTCATCCTGGTTCTCTGTCTGATCTCCTCACTCAGACTAAGACGGACATCACTCACCATACAAACCCCACCAGGAAGCTGGGGATTGAGTAGGACAATCAGTCAAATTGCTACATTGATTGGTAAACACTCTTCCTGTCTGGTGTAAACATCCTATTGAAGTCATTTCCATCTCA
This genomic window contains:
- the dhrs12 gene encoding dehydrogenase/reductase SDR family member 12, with product MSFYRSAVWFVKGLQEYTKSGYEAAAKQFNTGDLDVNLSGRSFVITGANSGIGKATAHEIAKRGGIVHLVCRNKERAQEAKEEIVEHSKNQNVHVHIVDMSSARQVWEFAESFSKSNSIHVLINNAGCMVNQKELTEEGVEKNFATNTLGTFILTTALIPALKQAQDPRVITVSSGGMLVQKMNVDDLQSEKGTFDGTMAYAQNKRQQVILTERWASQHKEIHFSSMHPGWADTPAVQLSMPDFHAKMKNKLRTESMGADTVVWLAISAVASNQPSGLFFQDRMAVPTHLPLALSRSSPADEEKLQAILEQLAHKFKP